GGACGCGGCGGGCCAGGCTCCTCCCGCACTCCTGCCCGAGCTGCGTGCCTGGTCGGCTGGGGGCGCTCAGCTCGCTATTCTGACTGCGCGCGCCTGGGTACCGGACCTCCTGCATGACTGGCCGGTGGAGACCGTGTCACGCTGTTATGGGGCGCAGCTGCTTCAGCGGGGCCAGGTGGTCAGAGAACAGTGCGTGCGGCCTGCAACCGTGACGGCTGCCC
This is a stretch of genomic DNA from Deinococcus betulae. It encodes these proteins:
- a CDS encoding HAD family hydrolase — protein: MRPLPFDLLALDLDGTLLDAAGQAPPALLPELRAWSAGGAQLAILTARAWVPDLLHDWPVETVSRCYGAQLLQRGQVVREQCVRPATVTAA